The following coding sequences lie in one Rutidosis leptorrhynchoides isolate AG116_Rl617_1_P2 chromosome 4, CSIRO_AGI_Rlap_v1, whole genome shotgun sequence genomic window:
- the LOC139840605 gene encoding putative syntaxin-24 gives MIPEGKIVYGHPVLQNITNSAQKPELSRIDDKKFRLWCFCAILLLIFIISVAVILSLNIPKVDVDDVTLTRFMLSPINNTLYYYLVVGKMTFINPYSFVGLQFDKIDADLMYQGQQLGTKEITPDDDDDVVFYLPPHTKKSIENVVLRGERVLQLIHGDEKLVYESQSKIGVYKIGVKVRIVVSSFAMWLFTEQDTYEISRKNLEVPLSSAAQISSAI, from the coding sequence ATGATACCGGAAGGAAAAATTGTGTACGGTCATCCTGTCCTGCAAAACATTACTAACTCCGCCCAAAAACCCGAGTTGtctcgcattgatgataaaaaatTTAGACTTTGGTGTTTTTGCGCAATTTTATTACTTATATTCATTATTAGCGTCGCAGTTATTTTGAGTCTTAACATCCCAAAAGTTGATGTCGATGATGTCACTCTTACTCGATTCATGTTGTCGCCTATAAACAACACGTTATACTACTACCTTGTTGTGGGTAAGATGACCTTTATAAACCCTTACAGCTTTGTGGGTTTACAATTTGATAAAATTGATGCCGACTTGATGTATCAAGGCCAGCAATTGGGGACGAAAGAGATTACGCCCGACGATGATGACGACGTCGTGTTTTATTTACCGCCACATACGAAGAAAAGTATTGAGAATGTGGTATTAAGAGGTGAACGTGTATTGCAATTGATTCACGGTGATGAGAAGTTGGTTTATGAATCGCAAAGTAAGATTGGTGTTTATAAGATTGGAGTGAAGGTGAGAATTGTGGTGTCGTCTTTCGCCATGTGGTTGTTCACGGAGCAAGATACATACGAGATTAGCCGTA